DNA from Sebaldella sp. S0638:
TGATATTTCAAATTCCAGCATATATCCAGAAAATCCTGAATTCTCATCTTTCAGATTCCACATAGTTCCTATTTGCTCAGCATAACCGTAATTTTCCACTATATATAGTATCGGCTGCCATACCTGTCTGTCTGGAAATTTTTCAGATTTAAAGTTCAGTATTTTTACTAACTCCTGTAAGCCTACAGGTCTGTATAATTTCATATTTTCCTCCAATTATTTTTTTATATAATAGTATCTTTTTTATTATCCATTTTACAAATTTTACTGTACTACTAATAATATTCCTATTTTAAATATCATAAACATACACCAAAATTCCCTTAATTATCAAAGTTTCCATAATAACAGGCTCAATAAGCTCCCATTTTCCGCCTGCAAGTCCGCAGCCTATTCTCGGCATATGAACACTGGCATTTATTTCCAAAGCATGTTCAGCCACAGAATAAAGACATTCCCGTATAGCTTCATATCTCACAGGAACCCCTTTTGATCCTCTTTTCATACCGCGCTGCCCGATCATATTAGCAACTGTAATATATTTTTCCACTGGAATAAACTGAACCCTCCCCAAAGCAAAATCATTTTTGCTCCTGTTCCTGTGCCATGCACGATACTCGCTTTCAGGCTTATCCCATCGTTTGGATATTTCCAAAACAAAGCCTTTTCCCCAGCCGCCCAGATCATTACAAACATGGGCAATAATCTTATTTCCTTTAACACTGGGAGCTGTGGCATCACCTTTTAAATAATTTATTTTCATTTTCCACACTCTCAAATCTTTTTATATTATTTCATATATTATTTTTTTACCTAATAATAACATTTAATTTTATTTCTGTGAATTCCTTTTTCACAGGAAATAACGCAAATGTCTGTATTCTACCCAATACATTTTTTATTGTATCCCCTATTGACTAAATTTCAAATCAGGGTATAATAAAATACCAAATGTAGTGTAAGGCTCATTTGGAGCATAAATTGTGCCTAAATATGTTTTTTTTATTAACTTTATATAATAAACAGACAACAGAGTCTGTTTTAGCAGTCGAAGTAGCTTGCTGAGAAGTATGATTTTCATACTGAAATTAGCATGCTATTTTTTTTTATCCAAAACCAATAAAGGAGATGATTATGGGGAAAAACCGTATTGTTATAATTGACGATGAGCCTGTCATCCGTATGGACTTCAGGGAAATGCTCACTTTGAACGGATATGAAGTAGCCGGAGAAGCAGCTGATGGTTTTGACGCTGTGGAATTATGCCGGCGTGAAAAGCCCGATCTTGTGATTATGGATATCAAAATGTCTGTATTTGACGGTCTCAGCGCTGCTGAAATCATTCTTTCCGAAGAACTCTCAGACTGTATTATTCTTGTCTCTGCTTATAATGATAAAGAGTTTTTCAAAAAGGCAAAACATGCAGGTGTTATGAATTATCTGATAAAGCCTGTAAGGGAAAAAGTTCTTATTCCCGCAGTGGAAATGGCTCTTGCAAAGAGTCAGGAGATAAGAGCCATGAAAAACAAAATGGCAAAAATGGAAGAACAGACTAAAAATGCAAAAATAATAGAAAGAGCAAAGCATTCTCTCGCAGCCTCATCAGGTATTTCCGAAATGGAAGCTTATGAAAAGCTGAGAAAACTGAGCATGGACAAAAGATGTTCCATGGCAAAAATCGCAGAATCCATCCTAAGTCAGGATTCTGCAAAAATTTATACAGAAAAAGCCAAAGTTTATCTTATGAAAAAATACGAACTTTCAGAACAGGCCGCTTACCTGCGTATAAAACGGATGAGTACCGAAAAAAAACTCTCACTCTCTGACGCTGCCGCTGAAATATTAAACAGTGCAGGAAAGTAGGTGTTATTTATTTTAAGGGAACTTTGTAAAAAATATACAGACCTCGACGACAATGATATTGCCGAACTGGAAGATTATGCCAAAAAACTGAAGATTTTCGCAGAATTTACAGATACTGATCTTTTTATAGACTGCATTATTCCAAACAGCAACTATGCCGTGGTGGTTTATCAGCAGAGACCTGTAGACAGCCCTACATTATTTAAAAATTCAGTATTGGGAGTTATTGTGGGTATTGATACCGAACCGGCAGTTATAAGGACATTAAAAACGGGAATTACTTCAAAAAAGCTGAAAGCTTTTACTCAGGATAAGAAATCTGTTTATGAAACCGTCGTCCCAATTCCGAATTCTCACGGGAAAATAATCGGAGCCCTTGTAAGCGAGCATGATGTTACTAAACAGGTAAATCAGGATAAACAAATAAAGCTTCTGGAACAGACCCAGAAAAAACTCAGGGATAATCTGGAATATCTGAAAAATAATCCGGAAATATTAACAGAACACATTAACCAGTCCGTGATTATTTTTGATCATAACGGACAGACTGTATACGCGAATCCTGAAGCAAAAGCCCTGTATAAAAAACTCGGCTATATTGAAGATATACAGAAAATTCATATGGAAAACCTTATTCTTGATGAAAATCACTATTGTCAGCTGAATGAAAACAGAAGCGGCTTTGAAAATGAAATATCTATTGGAGATCTCACACTGAAAATAAGGTATGTCTGTCTTAGTTTAGAGGGAAACAACTGTACTATGATGATCATTACCGATATTTCCGAAATGAGAAATAAAGAAAAGGAACTCATACTAAAATCTGTGGCTGTAAAAGAAATTCATCACCGTGTAAAAAATAATTTACAGACCATTGCCAGTATACTTTCTATGCAGGCACGGCGTATAAATGATTCTGACATGAAAAGAATCCTGAATGAAAATATTTCATACATTGACAGTATTGCCGCTACTCATGAGATTCTTGCAGAACAAGGTTTTGAACATATTGACATAAAGGAACTTATAAAGAAATTAAGCCTTGCGATTCTGAATTATTCATCTTCTGACAGTAAAACCGTAAAAATTGCCGTAAACGGCGATACAGTTTTAGTTAATGCAGATACGGCATCCAGTGTTATGCTTGTAATAAACGAGCTGCTGAGCAATTCGCTGGAACATGGATTTCGTAATAAAAAATCCGGGATTATAAATATCAAAATTTCCAATGAAGGAGTTTTTGCGATATTTACAATTACAGATAACGGAGACGGATTTCAGCAAAAAACAAATTTTGAATCACTTGGATTAAATATAGTAAAAGCAATAGTAAAAGATAAACTTAACGGAAAATTCCGTATTCAGGCTGAAAAAGAAGGTACAAGCACTGAATTCAGTATTAAAATTAAATAACTAAAATACAACAGAGTATTTTATAAAAGGCAGAATAGCCGCTCATATCCCCTAAACAGGATATGGCAGTTTTATTCTGCCTTTTTTATTTTGAAATTTAAAAATAATGAATGTTTAAAAAACAACAAAAAAAGATTTTCTGAAGTTTTTTAAACCGTCATAAACACGGTTAAAATAAAAATATTATAAATAAAGGAGAGACTCATTATGGAAAAGAAAAAAATCGCAATTTTAGGCGGAGGAAACGGAAGTCATATGATGGCTGCCGATATGAAGGTAAAAGGACATGAAGTCCGTATGTATGAAATGCCTGAATTCAGGGAAAATGTTACGCAGTTATTTAATACACAAACAATAGAAGTTTCTGGTATAATGAAAGAAAAAATCAAGGTAGATATGGTTACAGACGACATCAGAAAAGCAGTGGACGGGGCTGACTATATTCTCGTGGTTACACCTGCATTCGCACATAAAGGTTATGCAAATCTCCTAAAAGGCAATGTTACTAAAGATCAGATTATCGTAGTTTTTCCCGGGGCTTTTGCCGCACTGATATTCAAAAATATCATTGGTGACGATAACTGCCCGGTTATTGCAGATGCCAATAACCTGCCTTATGATGCAAGACTTACTTCACCATGTAAAGTAACACTTTTTGGAAGAAATAAAATAAATATAGCATTTCTTCCGGCTGAAAAAGGATCGGAACTTATTGATACATTAAGAGAAGACCTGTTCCCTTTTGAAAAAATATATACTGACGTTCTGGAATGCGGTCTGGGAATTGTCAATCCCGCATTACATTCAGGGCCGTGTCTGTTAAACATCAGTAACATTGAGTCTCCGCATGTTAATTTTTATCTGTATGAACACGGCTTCACTCCTTCTGCTGCAAAAATAGATATTGTTTTGGATAACGAAAGAAAAGCTGTAGGAAAACAGCTTGGTTATCATCTTACTCCAATAGAGGATTTCAGCGGGCTTGATGAAGGGTACTCATGGCAGGAATTATACAGAGCTACACATGGTGCTATTTCATTAACGCCAATTTCAGGGCCGAATGACATAAATAACCGTTACCTTACTGAAGATGCGCCTTTTGGTCTGGTTCCATGGAGCAGTCTCGGGGAAGCGGTTGGTATTCCTACTCCTA
Protein-coding regions in this window:
- a CDS encoding macro domain-containing protein, translating into MKINYLKGDATAPSVKGNKIIAHVCNDLGGWGKGFVLEISKRWDKPESEYRAWHRNRSKNDFALGRVQFIPVEKYITVANMIGQRGMKRGSKGVPVRYEAIRECLYSVAEHALEINASVHMPRIGCGLAGGKWELIEPVIMETLIIKGILVYVYDI
- a CDS encoding GAF and ANTAR domain-containing protein, which produces MGKNRIVIIDDEPVIRMDFREMLTLNGYEVAGEAADGFDAVELCRREKPDLVIMDIKMSVFDGLSAAEIILSEELSDCIILVSAYNDKEFFKKAKHAGVMNYLIKPVREKVLIPAVEMALAKSQEIRAMKNKMAKMEEQTKNAKIIERAKHSLAASSGISEMEAYEKLRKLSMDKRCSMAKIAESILSQDSAKIYTEKAKVYLMKKYELSEQAAYLRIKRMSTEKKLSLSDAAAEILNSAGK
- a CDS encoding histidine kinase N-terminal domain-containing protein; this encodes MLFILRELCKKYTDLDDNDIAELEDYAKKLKIFAEFTDTDLFIDCIIPNSNYAVVVYQQRPVDSPTLFKNSVLGVIVGIDTEPAVIRTLKTGITSKKLKAFTQDKKSVYETVVPIPNSHGKIIGALVSEHDVTKQVNQDKQIKLLEQTQKKLRDNLEYLKNNPEILTEHINQSVIIFDHNGQTVYANPEAKALYKKLGYIEDIQKIHMENLILDENHYCQLNENRSGFENEISIGDLTLKIRYVCLSLEGNNCTMMIITDISEMRNKEKELILKSVAVKEIHHRVKNNLQTIASILSMQARRINDSDMKRILNENISYIDSIAATHEILAEQGFEHIDIKELIKKLSLAILNYSSSDSKTVKIAVNGDTVLVNADTASSVMLVINELLSNSLEHGFRNKKSGIINIKISNEGVFAIFTITDNGDGFQQKTNFESLGLNIVKAIVKDKLNGKFRIQAEKEGTSTEFSIKIK
- a CDS encoding NAD/NADP-dependent octopine/nopaline dehydrogenase family protein, whose protein sequence is MEKKKIAILGGGNGSHMMAADMKVKGHEVRMYEMPEFRENVTQLFNTQTIEVSGIMKEKIKVDMVTDDIRKAVDGADYILVVTPAFAHKGYANLLKGNVTKDQIIVVFPGAFAALIFKNIIGDDNCPVIADANNLPYDARLTSPCKVTLFGRNKINIAFLPAEKGSELIDTLREDLFPFEKIYTDVLECGLGIVNPALHSGPCLLNISNIESPHVNFYLYEHGFTPSAAKIDIVLDNERKAVGKQLGYHLTPIEDFSGLDEGYSWQELYRATHGAISLTPISGPNDINNRYLTEDAPFGLVPWSSLGEAVGIPTPTIDAVISLYNIIHETDWREKGSTVKDLGLEGMDLESIKKYVKTGKK